ttaaaatccaaaaagaaaggttgttctttaaatcctatctagtgaagacaaatctgttaaatatatatatatatatatatatatatatatatatatatatatatatatatatatatatatatatatatatatatatatatatatatatatatatatatatacatactgtatatatatatatataaattatatatacatatacatgtaaaccTTTTGTTCACTTTTAAATGCGTGCGTGaccctttttatattcacaaatataaggCCACAAATATTGTCTAATATCAAATTCGCCATACCTTGAGCATAACTTACACCCAGTGAGAATTAAATGCCGGCGCAGAGGAATTTATTAGATAAAATTCTCCTTCGTTTCCATATTTTGGGTTTTATATACTATGGAAAATTGCTTTGCagttcgataataataataataataataataataataataataataataataataataataataataataataataataatcccgttTTGACAAATGACCGCAGATGACAAAAAGTGTAGGTTTATAGTAATTTGCTCGAAAAGGCTACACAAGAACACTTTTTGTTTcccgtaataataatagtaaaatacaaTTAGTTTTTTCATGTTCTACTGTTCATAATTTTTACTGCTGAAAAGCCAAGAAGGACTACTGGTAAAGAATGTGTTGCGAAAGAGACCATTTAACAAAGCCCAGATCAGACTTTGGCACAGTTTCTCACTTTCCAAGGAAACCTATTTTTACACGAAACATTTGACGTCAAGACCAAATCGTTCCGATGAGAGGGAAACAGAGAATATTTTCTAACGCAGTGAAAGCCCTTGCATTTACTAAACCCATTATGTCTCCCGTctccatcattttctctctctctctctctttcgcttgtACTCATGTTTCTGTTATTTCGTGATAAGAATCACAGATCTACGGTGTCGATGGCGGCGGTAGTGTAACGCTAGTTGTTAGGGCTAAATCAATCAATTATCTACTCAATTATTCGATGACACATTTTCGAAACTTTCTGCCTCGTCAGCACAAAGACACGACTAACCAAACTAACCAAAACTCAAATCCTAGAAAGACGACGAATGTCACAAAAGATAATTCACGTATAATAATACTGGACGGAAGACTGGCAAATCACCTAAACTAAGGTTTTAGTGTCCTCATTCAGCTGTGAAAAGAACTagtaaaacttcggcgcaatcgagctttctgtacagcagctacaacgtataatcaaggccacggaaaatatatctatctttcgggccagccctaggagagctgttaatcagctcagtggtccggtaaaactaaggtatacttaacttcgatggtctcagtataatgctgtaggagccgcgacccatgaactttaaccacggcccggtggttgcctatcctatatcgttgccagacgcacgcttATGCTAAgtttaacgataaataaaataaaaagctactaaggctagaggctgcaatttggtatgtttgatgattggagggtagatgatcaacctAACAGctgcaaaaagtgcggacaggaaaaagtgcggacggacagaaaactaaaaaatcatgTTGTAGAATCTTCGCCAACGCGTTTGCCTTCAATATTTCTGGACACACATGTTTTCCTCTGGGGAGGAATTCTGATGGAGGAGCTGTAAAGCGGTGTGGAATAAACTTTTGCAGTTTGCCGGAACTTTTTACTGTGTCACTTGAGGGTCGTTCTCAGGGACAAAGGTTTTGTTTACTTTGGATCACATATGACTATGTATACATAGATGGAAACATATATAAGCTGTATATTTGTTTCACTGTATACCTGTTCCCACTTTGGAGCGCGTGGTGCCAGTTGGGCTAAACATCCTGGCTTCTCAACAAGACTAAGAGTGCGGTTGCTAGCCCCTTACCATACGCTTATTCCGAGCAGAACCTGGTTCCCATTTACGTCTAAATGTGTTGGGCGGTAGGTCGGGAGTGACCCCTCGCCTTTCAAATGCAAGTTGAGCTCTGCCATTGCCATAGTCTCCTACGCTGTGATACACAAACAGTCCCTTTAGTATTCTGCCATTCATGTCTATTCTGAACGtttacttccacaaatctccaccatctccagcctcccttctgatTGTTCTCATCCAAGAAGGTCTGGAACTTCAAAGTCTTTTGGTGCCCAGAGGGAAATGTGTTAGATTATGTAAATACCTTAATGAGAACCAGGTCGAACTGAACAGCTGGCAGTACCTGGATTAGTGGCCCGAGCTCAGGGTAAGAGCTCTTGTTTCCCTATAGTTTTACACCTCTTTGCGTAAAGGCTAGATCCACCGTCGATAATTGTGGCCTTGCTCAGGACGGCCACAACATATCCTTTACAGTGGGATGATGGACAAGGTTAAGGTGTTGAGTGCTTGTTCTTCCCGGCTTCAGCTATGGATGACTGGCGGATGACCTTGGTTAAAAACCAAAAGGCAAGGACAGGAGTCGTTGGCCCTGTTCATGTACAACAAATTGGTTATTCTTTAGTATATTTAACTAAGGAATCTCTCCTGGAGTCTGCTCTGCCGCATTAAGGTGTGTAtattaaagtatgtatgtatgtatgtatgtatgtatgtatgtatgtatgtatgtatgtatgtatgtatgtatgtatatatatatatatatatatatatatatatatatatatatatatatatatatatatatatatatgcatgtaagtatgcatatatatttatttttaataattgcatTGTCTCGTTAGCATGTCGAAATTCTTTACACTTTTGTATATGCTTGTAAGGTCAAAGGCTATGTAATTACAAGGGcatccaaaatgtgaagataAGAGAGAAGCTAAGAGGTTTTTCCGGCTATTACAGGTCCATACACATCTGGTAAAAAAATTACCTCACTCAAAAATGGCCATActcacacactcacgcacacacatacacgcacgcgcgCAAACACATActgtgcgtgtacgtgtgtgtgcgtttgtacgtGTGCAAATATGTCTATTTATTCACAACTTACAAAGCTTTCACCGTGTACCAGCAATCAGATCGAAGCACAAAATGGACCAGCAATCAGATCGAAGCACAAAATGGACCAGCAATCAGATCGAAGCACAAAATGGACCAGCAATCAGATCGAAGCACAAAATGGACCAGCAATCAGGTCGAAGCACAAAATGGACCAGCAATCAGATCGAAGCACAAAATGGACCAGCAATCAGGTCGATGCACAAATGGACCAGCAATCAGATCGAAGCACAAAATGGACCAGCAATCAGATCGAAGCACAAAATGGACCAGCAATCAGATCGAAGCACAAAATGGACCAGCAATCAGATCGAAGCACAAAATGGACCAGCAATCAGATCGAAGCACAAAATGGACCAGCAATCAGATCGAAGCACAAAATGGACCAGCAATCAGGTCGAAGCACAAAATGGACCAGCAATCAGATCGAAGCACAAAATGGACCAGCAATCAGGTCGAAGCACAAAATGGACCAGCAATCAGATCGAAGCACAAAATGGACCAGCAATCAGATCGAAGCACAAAATGGACCAGCAATCAGATCGAAGCACAAAATGGACCAGCAATCAGATCGAAGCACAAAATGGACCAGCAATCAGATCGAAGCACAAAATGGACCAGCAATCAGATCGAAGCACAAAAATGGACCAGCAATCAGATCGAAGCACAAAATGGACCAGCAATCAGATCGAAGCACAAAATGGACCAGCAATCAGATCGAAGCACAAAATGGACCAGCAATCAGGTCGAAGCACAAAATGGACCAGCAATCAGATCAAGCACAAAATGGACCAGCAATCAGATCGAAGCACAAAATGGACCAGCAATCAGATCGAAGCACAAAATGGACCAGCAATCAGATCGAAGCACAAAATGGACCAGCAATCAGATCGAAGCACAAAATGGACCAGCAATCAGATCGAAGCACAAAATGGACCAGCAATCAGATCAAGCACAAAATGGACCAGCAATCAGGTCGAAGCACAAAATGGACCAGCAATCAGATCGAAGCACAAAATGGACCAGCAATCAGGTCGAAGCACAAAATGGACCAGCAATCAGATCGAAGCACAAAATGGACCAGCAATCAGATCGAAGCACAAAATGGACCAGCAATCAGATCGAAGCACAAAATGGACCAGCAATCAGATCGAAGCACAAAATGGACCAGCAATCAGATCGAAGCACAAAATGGACCAGCAATCAGATCGAAGCACAAAATGGACCAGCGGTCAGATCGAAGCACAAAATGTTAGTGAAAACGAATCACATCCTGATCAGCACCAAAAAAGATCCATATTGGGCCTCATTAAAGCACTGAATATCTCACTTAACATTTCAACAGCCTCAAAAGCAGAAGGCTTCATATTTATATGGAAGGGCTTCCACGGCAATTAATTTAATCTTTAACGAAATTTGCTTTGAATGAAGGTCACTCAGAGTCTGCGCCCCACGAAAGAGCGATACAGTTTCATGAAAGGGATTCCGTCTCATGGGGGAATTAGCACAAgggcatattttctttcttatcctgAAGTAAATAAGATTTCACAGAACCATTTGcattgcttcatatttttctacatttcatACGCTACATATAGCTAAAAGCCTCCTCCAAATATATGCTATGACCTTTAATCCCTACCGaggaatgaatttttttacttattctttttttttaccttttactcaTTGAAAGAATCTGCAAGCTTTCCCCTACTCACATCTTTACGCTAAAACATATGATAAAGTCAGGTTTATTTTTTAGATGTGAGTTTACAGTGTGATGTGCTTGTTTAACATTCTTATAAGATCAataatttatctcatttttagttttctgtaaaagaaaactactgtgccggctttttctgtccgtccgcactttatcctgtccgcacttttctctgtccgcactttttctgtcctccctcagatcataaaaactactgaggctagagggctgcaaattggtatgttcatcatccaccctccaatcatcaaaaataccaaattgcagccctgtagcctcagtagttttattttatttaaggttaaagttagccacgatcgtatTTCTGGtgacgatataagataggccaccaccggcccgtggttaaagtttcatgggtcgcggctcatacagcattataccgagaccaccgaaagatagatctattttcggtgaccttttATTACACGCTGCACAGGAAACTacattgcaccgaagaaacttcggcgcattttttactagttttattttggagttaatcattaattactaatgtttatttgtttcaaaGAGATGTTCCATTTCCGTCATGAATTAAAAGTAAATGCTTCATGGTAGTCGAGATGTCTGTTTCTTTCCACTTCGTTCATTTCCATCGACGaatttcatcatcattcagtatttgattttctttctgtCTACTTGGTAACAAAGAGCAATCAACAGCCAGGACACCAAGACGACTTTCTTCCTCTGCCAGTAACACCGACCTCTGTCCCCAACATCGTCTTCCCCTTTGTTTCTCTCTTCGCTAAATGGCCCACCTCAAAATCCCTCATTCTCAGACCATCTTCTTCCATCGCAGGTTTCGAGAACGTTTAGGCGACTTCACTTTCCCCCTTtgccttttccttttactttactgcCTGTCAAAATTTTTCGTCAAGATGGAAttatggatgaaaatattttgagtatTCAAATGGGTGTTTCTTTCATTCGTTTCTCTGTATTCCTAGGGAAAAATTTACTCTCCCTGTAGACACTGCTTTCCGAGGAGGAATATACAGATGAAGGACTTTATGATAAAGTGtatgtatacactcacacacaaacacacacacacatatatctatatatataatatatatatatatatatatatatatatatatatatatatatatatatatatatatatatatatatatatatatatatatatataatatatatatatatatatatatatatatatatatatatatatatatatatatatatatatatatatatatatatatgtgtgtgtgtgtgtgtgtgtgtgtgtgtgtatatatagatgtctgtgtgtgtaatggGAAGCAAGACAAAGTTTGTGGATGTGTATTGAAATTCATTAATTCCTTATGGTGAGTTtcataaaattctgaatataCAGACactattttgtttaaatatttctcccctcttttctcttttctgtggAATGATTTCCCAACGAAAAGGAATGAACAATGACGTAATAGTGCAAGTAATATGAAAAGGATTCCACCCACCACCCCCAGCCCGcctcgccatctctctctctctctctctctctctctctctctctctctctctctctctctctctctctctctctctctctctcatggcccaCTGGGAATAGTTCCAGGAAATCCGCAGCATCCCTGTCATCTCAGGAATCCGACCAGGGCATCCCAGATGGAGAAGTAATGTCAAGACGCGTCTCACCTGATTCCAACTGAAAAAGATATTCCCTCCAATGGCTGCCAGCGTCGCCGGGAAACGTATACTAAGCGTCAAGGCTTCTCTCATTCGCGTCTTTCTTTCGGGGGAAAATCAAGCGTTCTTTTTTCAAAGGATGGTTAAGGACCTTAAATTTATTAAGAATGCCTCAGATGGCGTGCAGTGTAGTAGTTTAACGATTAGTGTTGTGGAGATTTAACAGGAATTGTTAGTTAGCAGTTGGCATTACATGATCTAAGTAAATACctatcataaaatgaaaacatactcTGATGAACATTTGCACAGACTAAcattaataaacaagaataaacaagtagaaaatgcaccgaagcttcttcggcgcaactgagttttctgtacagcgtataatcaaggccaccgaaaatagatttatctttcggtggtctcggtataatgctgtatgagccgtggctcatgaaactctcagctggccgtgaTGGCCTATGTTGCTGtagtgccagaagcacgatcatggctaactttaaccttaaatgaaagaaaaactagagggctgcaatttgttatgtttgatgattggagggtggatgatcaacatacaaattagaagccctctagcctcagtagtttttaattcctgaggacggacagaaaaagtgctaactgacagacaaagccggcacaatagttttcttttgcagaaaaccaaaAGTGAATTCTGACTCCATCTGCAACGACAGGATTTTACAAGAGTGAAAAAATCATTCCAAGTAATACTGACTAGACTCTCTACTTCATTAGGGACAAAAGGACTAAAGTCATCCAGGTGACATTTTCAGACAGCGCGTATAAAATAATCGATCACTGCAGCACCACAAGCACGAGGAGCaaaacaaacagaacaagctTCAGAACAACAAGAGCATGACCACGCACAGAACACTTTCTGTTCTTCCGTATTCCTGACCCTCCTTCGATGGTCTGACCCAATATAAAAATAGTTCTCCCTCTCTAAGTAAATTCCAGACTAACTCCCGTAAGTCCAGAGTAAATATCGTCAAcaaacacgcgcgcacgcacgcatatGAAGGGAAATTTATACGGTAGCCGTCGCCTCCAGAATTCGAGTGAACAGAAATGGCTGTGAGGAATATTGGATTTTCTCAAAGTTTGTTTCAGGAAGACAAGAATTTCATCGACACTTTGGCTTTGGGTAAGGAAGCAGCGTTTGGGAGGCCGGATGAAATTAatcttttaaaagaaagagagagagagagagagagagagagagagagagagagagagagagagagagagagagagagagagagagactatttatactttatttccttGCAGCTTTCTCTTATGTTAGGGTTCTGTTGCAGGGAAGCGTCAACAATTAAATACCTTAGATCATCgctcaaatgaaatgaaacgtAATCAAGGGGAACTTTATACAAGTAGTTGCAGTTAAAGGCTAATAATCtgcttctgttatttttaataatttatcaacTCTTTATAGCGTTATTTATACCTTTAAATCCGAAATTCAACAAAAAAGTTTGTATTCTTCGGAAGCTCTTTAAAACTTTCTACACAAAACTTCTAAAACATAACTATATCATTTTCTTCCCtcgaaataaaagtaataatcaaCGAATGAATTCCACTTTAATGTTACCATTTAAATGGTCCAAATCATATTCACTCCCTGTTTAATGTTATTCCCATTCTAGCgtattaataatatcttttccCTTTAAGTTCTTCCGCTGACGTCCCTCTTTGAGCACATTGAAATGACGGAGGTTCTCAGCATCTCAATTAACTTCATGAAAAATAGTACTCTTCAATTCTCCCTCTCTTCCTGGGcgtcttgctttcttttttcactCCCTGTTCCCAGGAGTAAGATTATTTCGTGCCACGTTAGCTGACAAGAGTAATTTACCTCCAGATGCAAAAACCCAGAAATGACTTCATTATGTATTAAACTAACTGACGGTTGAAAAATCCTTAAATGAAGAAGCCAAATTAGGgaagaaatgtgaaaagaaaataaacaagaaaagatgaAGAGTAAACCTTTATAACGCTAGAAAttaaatgatgatgaatgaataacgCAGATGGATTGTGGCCCCCTGTGGCCCCGTCGGTTCGTGGTGGCCACAGACAGCAGAGGAAAGGTTTGGAGTGACATTCCCCCAGTCAGGCGAGGCTGCCACCCTTGACGGCCTCAAgaccggataaaagaggagggctGCACGTCGGGTTAACTCTGGGACCAGACGTTACCGGGACttactgcaaactttttttttttgggggggcgatAACAAACGAAGTGGGTGACAAAGATTCCCGAAGGCCAAAGGAGAAAGATGAAATCAAATTCCTGCTTATCTATAAAACTTCAAGATTGCATTTCAAGCTTTTCCTTTATGTAGAGAGGCCGATGGGAAAGGCAGCCGCGAGTCCTTATCTAACCCAGACTCGAATATAACAAGGAAACTAAACGGGGAAGAAGAGAATTAAAGTTGAATTTCTAAGGAAGAGACAAACCTGACTCTTGAAGAGTTGGGGAGCAAGGAAGCaggaagagagttccaaagctCGATAGTAATGAGAGATGCTCAGTTACTAACTCATGCAACCCGAGGATTCCCGATGCCCACAGTATGAACAAGAGAGGAGGAGACCATGTGGGTGTTACGGGGCTACATGGTCTTCCTCTAACATTGTCGCACCACAAACTCGCGAGGTAAAGAAAATACATAACCTAATTCATAAACAGCCTAGTTAGTGCTTCTCCGTTTTACCGAATATTCTAAACACTCAGGAGTCAACTGCTTTCGAACAAGTCTCATACCTTTCACTCCCAGAATgtggcattctctctcttcctcgatGTTTCTTGAATCATACCGCTGACTCTTTTCAAGAAGTGGGTCTATCATCGCTAAGGGAGGAAATCCATTAACAGTGACTCCTGGACAGACCGACGGCATGTTTTGGTAttcttgcccgtctcggtttCTACACCTTGAAaataagaacaacaataataatgaaaataataatagcctttcCTGAGAATAGTTACAAAGAATTGACCAATTTCCACCGTAAGTTTAAACATCGAACTTCTCTTCA
The nucleotide sequence above comes from Macrobrachium rosenbergii isolate ZJJX-2024 chromosome 1, ASM4041242v1, whole genome shotgun sequence. Encoded proteins:
- the LOC136839649 gene encoding CASP8-associated protein 2-like, giving the protein MDQQSDRSTKWTSNQIEAQNGPAIRSKHKMDQQSGRSTKWTSNQIEAQNGPAIRSMHKWTSNQIEAQNGPAIRSKHKMDQQSDRSTKWTSNQIEAQNGPAIRSKHKMDQQSDRSTKWTSNQVEAQNGPAIRSKHKMDQQSGRSTKWTSNQIEAQNGPAIRSKHKMDQQSDRSTKWTSNQIEAQNGPAIRSKHKMDQQSDRSTKMDQQSDRSTKWTSNQIEAQNGPAIRSKHKMDQQSGRSTKWTSNQIKHKMDQQSDRSTKWTSNQIEAQNGPAIRSKHKMDQQSDRSTKWTSNQIEAQNGPAIRSSTKWTSNQVEAQNGPAIRSKHKMDQQSGRSTKWTSNQIEAQNGPAIRSKHKMDQQSDRSTKWTSNQIEAQNGPAIRSKHKMDQQSDRSTKWTSGQIEAQNVSENESHPDQHQKRSILGLIKALNISLNISTASKAEGFIFIWKGFHGN